The Desulfohalovibrio reitneri genome contains a region encoding:
- a CDS encoding IMP cyclohydrolase — protein sequence MSDLKKMYRAMSEDPFPAEMSITLGDSTVRFAKRTWTIDGREKGLRYGENPDQPAALYEPVEGSFEVGGVALRGSGKGLVSALTEEHMLQAGKHPGKINLTDVDHGLNILQYLSAKPAVVILKHNNPSGAAWSDDGIAEAFQKAFLADRIAAFGGTIVLNRALDKATAERINQAYFEVVAAPSFQADALDLLKSKKNLRILEIPGINDLETLASEPFLEFKSLVDGGQVLQFSFRNRIRAVEDFLPAQASDKEGNEYTSRAPTSQEAEDLLFAWAVEAGVTSNSVIFARDGATVAIGTGEQDRVGCVQITVSKAYTKYADLLCFQETGRSLYELMHQAVTDEEAAAAYRDIEARAEAARGGLEGSVLVSDGFFPFRDGVDLALEQGVTAIAQPGGSIRDAEVIQAVNQATPQVAMVFTGQRSFKH from the coding sequence GTGAGCGACCTCAAGAAGATGTACCGCGCGATGTCCGAAGACCCCTTCCCGGCCGAGATGTCCATCACCCTCGGCGACTCCACCGTGCGCTTCGCCAAACGCACCTGGACCATCGACGGCCGGGAGAAGGGGCTGCGCTACGGCGAGAACCCGGACCAGCCCGCCGCCCTGTACGAGCCGGTGGAAGGCTCCTTCGAGGTGGGCGGCGTTGCCCTGCGCGGCTCCGGCAAGGGGCTGGTCAGCGCCCTGACCGAGGAGCACATGCTCCAGGCGGGCAAGCATCCGGGCAAGATCAACCTCACCGACGTGGACCACGGGCTGAACATCCTGCAGTACCTCTCCGCCAAGCCCGCCGTGGTCATTCTCAAGCACAACAACCCTTCCGGCGCGGCCTGGAGCGACGACGGCATCGCCGAGGCCTTCCAGAAGGCCTTCCTGGCCGACCGCATCGCCGCCTTCGGCGGCACCATCGTGCTCAACCGCGCGCTGGACAAGGCCACGGCCGAGCGCATCAACCAGGCCTACTTCGAGGTGGTGGCCGCCCCCTCCTTCCAGGCGGACGCCCTGGATCTGCTCAAGAGCAAAAAGAACCTGCGCATCCTGGAGATTCCGGGCATCAACGACCTGGAAACCCTGGCTTCCGAGCCCTTTTTGGAATTCAAGTCCCTGGTGGACGGCGGCCAGGTGCTGCAGTTCTCCTTCCGCAACCGCATCCGCGCGGTGGAGGATTTCCTGCCCGCCCAGGCCTCGGACAAGGAGGGCAACGAGTACACCTCCCGCGCCCCCACCAGCCAGGAGGCCGAGGACCTGCTTTTCGCCTGGGCCGTGGAGGCGGGGGTCACGTCCAACTCGGTCATCTTCGCACGCGACGGCGCCACCGTGGCCATCGGCACCGGCGAGCAGGACCGGGTGGGCTGCGTGCAGATCACTGTTTCCAAGGCCTACACCAAGTACGCCGACCTGCTCTGCTTCCAGGAAACGGGCCGCTCCCTGTACGAACTGATGCACCAAGCCGTTACCGACGAGGAGGCCGCGGCCGCGTACCGCGACATCGAGGCCAGGGCCGAGGCCGCCCGCGGCGGACTGGAGGGGTCGGTGCTCGTCTCCGACGGCTTCTTCCCCTTCCGCGACGGGGTGGACCTGGCCTTGGAGCAGGGCGTCACGGCCATCGCCCAGCCCGGCGGCTCCATCCGCGACGCCGAGGTCATCCAGGCGGTCAACCAGGCCACCCCGCAGGTGGCCATGGTCTTTACCGGACAGCGCTCCTTCAAGCACTAG
- a CDS encoding transglycosylase SLT domain-containing protein → MPFTHTRVHHTWLAVALLAAIQLGLLFLVPEPDRRAGPPGTLVVAAAPSELVRSTLGPYGPGFETELVQAFCETAGLKPRWRHINHWSEGWRLLASGEADVLIGPGLTPPEWVREEVRSGPNYLPSEVVLLHNNRKFPLSDPARLCRVPLLLQEIPALPGLLEEYTRTEADCAPQGEVLTTGPELRPLLEMMRGHAARFAAADDRQYRLWQPVVDEVRPTRRTGKRIFRNWHWRAADKRLEKRLPGFWEERGKELAADLAVRYLSFLPREFDYYEQWHLRQMVRSKLPLYRETILEAARANNLDPLFLTAVIYQESRFDVHAKSYTGVRGLMMLSLATAETLGVADRTDPGQSIRGGARYLRHLHDRIDRQGLSPWNRWFVTLAAYNQGLEHARDAIDLAGRRGTDTSRWRNVKKAFRLLTRRRYYSQADHGYTRGHEAAEYVANIRLFYYTLRGLAVVPGNEAEHLAPLLAAVPAGWPG, encoded by the coding sequence ATGCCCTTCACACACACCCGAGTCCACCACACCTGGCTGGCTGTGGCCCTTCTGGCCGCGATCCAGTTGGGCCTTCTGTTCCTGGTGCCGGAACCCGACCGGCGTGCCGGTCCTCCCGGTACCCTGGTGGTGGCGGCCGCGCCCTCGGAGCTGGTCCGTTCCACGCTGGGCCCCTACGGCCCGGGCTTCGAGACCGAACTTGTCCAGGCCTTTTGCGAGACCGCCGGGCTAAAGCCGCGCTGGCGGCATATCAATCATTGGTCAGAGGGCTGGCGGCTTTTGGCCTCGGGCGAGGCGGACGTGCTTATCGGCCCCGGCCTCACCCCGCCCGAGTGGGTGCGGGAGGAGGTCCGCTCCGGCCCCAACTACCTGCCCTCCGAGGTGGTGTTGCTGCACAACAACCGCAAGTTCCCCCTTTCCGATCCGGCCAGGTTGTGCCGGGTGCCGCTTCTGCTGCAGGAAATCCCCGCCCTGCCCGGCCTGCTGGAGGAGTACACCCGCACGGAGGCGGACTGCGCGCCGCAAGGTGAAGTGCTGACCACCGGACCCGAGTTGCGCCCTCTGCTGGAGATGATGCGCGGCCACGCCGCGCGCTTCGCCGCGGCCGACGACCGGCAGTACCGCCTCTGGCAACCGGTGGTGGACGAGGTGCGGCCCACCAGGCGGACCGGCAAGCGCATCTTCCGCAACTGGCACTGGCGCGCCGCGGACAAGCGCTTGGAGAAACGCCTGCCCGGTTTCTGGGAGGAGCGGGGCAAGGAACTGGCCGCGGACCTGGCGGTGCGCTACCTGAGCTTTTTGCCGCGCGAGTTCGACTATTACGAGCAGTGGCATCTGCGGCAGATGGTGCGCTCCAAGCTGCCCCTGTACCGCGAGACCATCCTGGAGGCGGCCCGGGCCAACAACCTCGACCCCCTCTTCCTCACCGCGGTCATCTACCAGGAGTCGCGCTTCGACGTGCACGCCAAGAGCTACACCGGCGTGCGCGGTCTGATGATGCTCTCCCTGGCCACGGCCGAGACCCTGGGCGTGGCCGACCGCACCGACCCCGGACAGTCCATCCGGGGAGGGGCGCGCTACCTGCGCCACCTGCACGACCGAATCGACCGCCAGGGGCTGTCGCCCTGGAACCGCTGGTTCGTGACCCTGGCCGCCTACAATCAGGGGTTGGAGCACGCCCGCGACGCCATCGACCTGGCGGGCAGACGGGGCACGGACACCAGCCGCTGGCGCAACGTCAAAAAGGCCTTTCGGCTGCTGACCCGCCGCCGCTACTACTCGCAGGCGGACCACGGTTACACGCGCGGCCACGAGGCCGCGGAGTACGTGGCCAACATCAGGCTGTTCTACTACACGCTGCGGGGACTAGCCGTCGTCCCGGGGAACGAAGCGGAGCACCTTGCCCCGCTTCTGGCCGCCGTTCCGGCCGGATGGCCCGGCTGA